The genomic stretch CTTTTCGCAATTCAAAACTcttttttggataaaaaatagtggttaggacaacattgtcctctcaactcccgagttattggaccgttgattgtatctagccaagggtctaATGCTTGTCTCCGtacataaaatcaaccccaatAAATCAAATAATCTTTTGCCTTAGTGCACTCATCAAAACCTATCGATAAGGACGCATTACTTtcgttctaccgtgaacgacgcttaagcctccatgtttgaggaagtaatgtttaactgctagagtgcgaaCCAAGCGTATCCACTTCACCGCAACACAAGCAAATACTTTTCGCTCCTatgacagagtatacaagcaagtgaacagtagcacGTGAATGTTAATATTattcagtaaaaacaaccaaacaaatgtTCAGTTTGTGAGCCAAACTGTGGAGCTCTGATTTCCCTATTGCACGTatggggatacgtaggcacaatggcccaaatccttggcgagaacactaacttaaaacttattttaTCCCCCATCTTATTCTTTCATCTCATTCCCGATAGCAAGCAACTTACAGATAAATAAACATCCATACGCATTTGATgcgagcaagtggttcccatggagtaccatggatgtgaggggtgctaataccttccccttgcataaccgacttccgaacctgctcttggttgcgagaccgtttctctcatttggggttttatagttattttccttttcctttggaataaataaaattcggtggcgaaCTGTATTTTTTGCAGCGCTTCAATTCCACTATGCATTCATCTGCATTGCTTGCTTGCGTTGTAGTTTGATACAATTGTACGTGCTCATCTCTTGCATCTTGTATTTGTGCTATGTGATTCGATACGGTGTTCACGTACTAATTGTGTATATTCCATTATTCTTACTTCTTCTCACGAGCATTGTTATCCTATACAGTTGCCACGTTTATTCTACCGCACACGGTACTCCTGCTCTGTTATCCCATACGGATGCTAAGACATCAATCGCGCACATGTTTTCACACGCATCCTTGCATTCAATCTACGTTGTTTTCATTTATCCTATGATTTCCATCCTATGTTTGTTTACCGTGTACGTTCCCTTGATATGGGCGTTATGTGTGCATGTTCACTCTGTGTGTTTTATGCGTTTACTTGTTATTTGTTGCATCATCATGCATTACATTCTGTTTTTTCTTTTCACCCTTTTTTGAGGGGAACTACGAGTGCCTTGATCTCTCACTGCACGAAGAGGTACGTAGGCACAAAGGTTCGCAACCGCGGCAGACACAATCATGCATTTTTATCGTTTGTATCATTGATCATTCACTATTTATACCATGTTTAAGCATTGCATTTCAGCCTAGTTCTAAGCAAACCAACCCATTTAGATAGACAACTTgagtggatcctgtagagtactacggacgcgtggggtgctaataccttcccctcacGTAATCAACTCCCTTACCCTATCTCTTGGTCGTGAGAACATCAAattccctttttcaggtttatATAGTGTTTCCTTTCCTGCTTAGGATTAATTACATTGTTGGCAACtctgttgtttgttttcttcTACGCCTTCTTTTGCATTTGTACTATGGATTTTGAAAATACCGGGAGCGACAGCTGGAGACTCTATTGGGGATAAGGTAATTgccctaagcgagtcaatcctagctCTTATCGTTTTTCCTTTGGGTTTGGTTGATTATTACTTTGTTGCATTGCCTTTGTATATATGGATTGACTGGTTTCCGCACTCTATATTGCTGTATTATATGTTTGTATCCTGCATCTGGATTGACTGGTTTCCGCACTCTATATTGCTGTTGTGTTGTGTTTTCTTTGGAAAGagggagttacttgaggtaaaaggcccatTACCCATGCCAGTGTACATATAGGATTTAGCATGGATACTCATGTGGAATCGCGGGGCCCTTGACACGTTGACGAAGCATGGGACGCCACAACCAGAGGAGGTTTTCTCGAAAATGCCTTCGTCTTGCACCCTTCGTGCAATGTACAAGGTGCTTTTCCATAAAAAAATGAATCATATTGACCTTTTAGGGACCCCATTGTGTCTAGAACATACCCGTGAGGATTGGGATGGGATGGGTGTTCTGAACACAAGCTTTCAACATACCCAGTTTTCTTGGTTTTTCTCAGTATCAGAAACGATGGCGAAGCTTTGAACTTGTTACATTTGGTCCAGTTCTGGCTTAATTCTATCAGCAGTACAACAGTGGTTCAGAATATCGGAGCCTTGATCCTGTTGCATTCATAAACATTTGTAAATTGCATTAGCCCGCATATTAACATACATGTTTCATTTATTTCCAAGTGTATTAAAAATTTTCGAGTCTTGTTGTTTAAAGTACCATGAATATGAAGGATGTTCAGAAGCCAAGGCACATATATCGTGTTGGTTATAAGTTCCCAAAGGTGTACCAAGATGGTTTTCTTGGTTTAGTCAAGAGATTCCCTACTAACAATTCAGACTTCTTCATAAGAGATTATGGGTGGATTCTGGTTAACTTAGAGTCTCTGTCGAGCGATTTTCAAAGGGATATTGTTCACACCCTGTTGCAGTTTTATGAACGTTCGCTGAGATGTTTCGTGTTTTCGGATTTCTTATTGGCACCCACTTTGGAGGAGTACTCCGACCTTCTTGACATTCTAGTGTTGCATCAGGTTTTGTTCCATGCTGGTATGAAGGAGCCAAAAGTTGCTCATATCTCCGCAACTTTATTTTCTCAGGAATCCGTCATGAAGGCAAATATTCGACATAAAGGGGTGTTAGTGGTTATCATCTGGGGTTTCTTGTGCAGGAAGCAAATGTCAAAGCTGATAAGAAAGACTGGAAGGCCTTCAACGCCATTATTGCTTGTTGTATCTATGGTATTATGTTGTTCCCGAACGAGAGGAAGTTTGTGGACATGAACTCCATTTCTATCTTTATCCAGAAGAATCCGATGCCCACTCTTTTGGGAGACCTGTATCATTCTGTGCATTCTAGAAGCGATAAAGGCAAAAGTGGAGTGGTTTTCTGCTATGCTCCGTTGTTGTATCAATGGTTCGCTAGTCACCTTCCTTCGCAAGGGGCATTTGTTGATACACATCATACTATGAGATGGTCTAATCGCTTGATGGGGATAACCTCCAAAGATCTCAATTGGTACAAGCCAGGCTTGGGAAAATTGGGGAACAAAGAAATTATTGTCAAATGCGGCGGATTTCCTAATGTCCCTCTCTTGGGCATAAGAGGTGGAGACAATTTTAATCCTACACTTGCTAGAAGGCAGTTGGGGTATGCACTGAGGGTACCTCCGGTCGATCAGGAAATGATGGAATCCTTGTCTTATAATGTGCCTCATAGTACTGGGATGATGGAGAAAGCTACCAAAGCCTAGGAAAACGTTCATCTGGAAGGTAGTACTTATTTTGGAAAAAGAGATGCTGGAATTTACTCTCTTAATGTTCAGTGGCTTGCTGAGAGGAACAAGAGCCGACGATGGCCTTTTCCTTTGGAAGCTCCTTTGTATGAATAGAGTCATGATCAACCTGACGCGGTGCCCAAAGGGTTTTATGATCAACTATATGCTCAGAAAGTTCAATTGCAGTCGCAGAATGAGGAGTTAGAGGTGAAACTCCTTGTGGTCGAGCAAGAAAGGAATAAGTTATCTCATAATCTTGAGAAGATCCAAGAAGAGTCGTGCCATATTCCATTCAGCCGAAAGAGA from Lathyrus oleraceus cultivar Zhongwan6 chromosome 7, CAAS_Psat_ZW6_1.0, whole genome shotgun sequence encodes the following:
- the LOC127104246 gene encoding uncharacterized protein LOC127104246, which gives rise to MNMKDVQKPRHIYRVGYKFPKVYQDGFLGLVKRFPTNNSDFFIRDYGWILVNLESLSSDFQRDIVHTLLQFYERSLRCFVFSDFLLAPTLEEYSDLLDILVLHQVLFHAGMKEPKVAHISATLFSQESVMKEANVKADKKDWKAFNAIIACCIYGIMLFPNERKFVDMNSISIFIQKNPMPTLLGDLYHSVHSRSDKGKSGVVFCYAPLLYQWFASHLPSQGAFVDTHHTMRWSNRLMGITSKDLNWYKPGLGKLGNKEIIVKCGGFPNVPLLGIRGGDNFNPTLARRQLGYALRVPPVDQEMMESLSYNVPHSTGMMEKATKA